Proteins encoded by one window of Cloeon dipterum chromosome 4, ieCloDipt1.1, whole genome shotgun sequence:
- the AstA gene encoding allatostatins, whose amino-acid sequence MGSENGRLSCWCLLLVAVALHGATGVAGVETPGNEVASAAVATGHQHEEASGPLTGEEDDLDWEYLSGGNGGVLPPASKRAYYVSEFKRLPVYNFGLGKRTPANGNKYYAFGLGKRERSGRQYSFGLGKRLHNNLYSFGLGKRSMDVSENSIEDDDDDTEEEFEPDLEEDGSSEDLSEVKRAAGPYAFGLGKRFAKNQAYSFGLGKRASKYSFGLGKRQPSGGRQYSFGLGKRNRQYSFGLGKREISKEELQAYQQEQKKSAGRMYNFGLGKRAPAVSN is encoded by the exons ATGGGCAGTGAAAATGGCAGACTGTCTTGCTGGTGTTTGCTGCTGGTCGCAGTTGCCCTGCACGGCGCTACGGGGGTCGCCGGCGTGGAGACCCCTGGAAACGAGGTGGCCTCGGCAGCGGTTGCCACCGGCCACCAGCACGAGGAGGCCTCGGGTCCGTTGACCGGCGAGGAGGACGACCTCGACTGGGAGTACCTgagcggcggcaacggcggcgtcCTTCCGCCGGCCAGCAAGCGCGCCTACTACGTGTCCGAGTTCAAGAGACTGCCCGTCTACAACTTCGGTCTCGGCAAACGCACGCCGGCCAACGGCAATAAGTACTACGCTTTCGGGCTGGGCAAGCGTGAGCGCAGCGGCCGCCAGTACTCGTTCGGCCTTGGCAAGCGGCTCCACAACAACCTGTACTCGTTTGGCCTCGGCAAGAGATCCATGGACGTTTCAGAGAATTCA ATTGAAGACGACGACGATGACACTGAAGAAGAATTCGAGCCCGACCTGGAGGAGGACGGATCTAGCGAGGACCTGAGCGAAGTGAAGCGAGCTGCCGGCCCGTACGCGTTCGGCTTGGGCAAGCGGTTCGCCAAGAACCAGGCGTACAGCTTTGGACTCGGCAAACGGGCGTCCAAATACAGTTTTGGCTTGGGCAAGCGACAACCGAGCGGTGGCCGACAGTACAGCTTTGGCCTGGGCAAACGGAACAGGCAATACTCATTCGGACTGGGCAAACGGGAAATCTCGAAGGAAGAGCTGCAGGCGTACCAACAGGAGCAGAAAAAGTCCGCGGGGCGAATGTACAACTTCGGGCTGGGCAAGCGGGCTCCAGCGGTCAGCAACTAA